TAAAAAAAGTTGATGTAACAAACCAAATGAAAGATGCATTAGGAGTTGATATTATTGAAGCCTATATGGGAAGAGATTTACTTTGTATTTTAGATTCAAAAGAAGAAGTTCATAATATAGAACCAAATTTTGAAAAGGTTAAACAACTTGATGGATTATTAGTTCATGTTAGTGCAAAAGATGATAAGGTAGATTGTATATCAAGGTCATTTGCTCCTAAATGTAATGTTTTAGAAGACCCTGTTTGTGGTTCAGGACATTGTCATATAGTTCCTTATTGGGCAAGAGTTTTAAAAAAAGATGAAATAGTTGCTTATCAAGACTCTTTTAGAGGTGGATATTTATATACAAAATTAAATGAAAAACGATTGGAAATAAGTGGGAAAGCTGTTTTATTTTCAAAAGGTGAAATATATTTAGGTTTTTAAATGGAAAAGTTTGAATATAAAAATGCTTTAGGAATAACAGCTTTAAAAGCTAGTATGAGTAAGTTTTCATATAAAAAACACGCACATGAAGAGTATGCAGTTGGAGTAACATTAAGAGGTATCCAAGAGTATAATTTAGATGGTGTTTTACAAACTTCATATAAAAATGGTGTAATGTTATTTAATCCTGAGCAAATACATGATGGTAATGCAGGTCATTATAAAGAGGGGTTAGATTATGTTATGCTTTATATTAAACCTGAACTTTTTTTAGAAGGTTTAGAAAAAAAAGATATTGTAAAATTTTCAAATCCAGTAATTTATGATGAAAAAATTAAATATGATATTTTAAATCTAGGAAGTGCAATTTTAAACCAAAAAGATGAAGCAATTTGTAGTGAATTATATTTGAACATGATTGATAATTTTAGCTCAAAAGATTTTTTAAACGAATATAGAAATGAATCTGAGTTTATAAAGAAAGCAAAAGAAATCATTTATTATGAACTTGATGATGTTTTAGATATTGAAATGATGTCAAAAGA
The genomic region above belongs to Arcobacter ellisii and contains:
- a CDS encoding AraC family transcriptional regulator codes for the protein MEKFEYKNALGITALKASMSKFSYKKHAHEEYAVGVTLRGIQEYNLDGVLQTSYKNGVMLFNPEQIHDGNAGHYKEGLDYVMLYIKPELFLEGLEKKDIVKFSNPVIYDEKIKYDILNLGSAILNQKDEAICSELYLNMIDNFSSKDFLNEYRNESEFIKKAKEIIYYELDDVLDIEMMSKEFNISKFQFIRMFKSNTGLSPYQYFLNTKLIHAKKYLDITKDLYGCVVEFGFTDLSHLNRHFKRVYGVTAFEYISK
- a CDS encoding PhzF family phenazine biosynthesis protein, which translates into the protein MNIIKLNQYIVNAFTDLVFKGNPAAVCILDSWLSDEILLKITQENNLSETAFVVKTNDKYHLRWFTPNGEIDLCGHATLATAFVYLNYIIPDKKSIAFDTLSGVLTITLKDDLFTMDFPVYELKKVDVTNQMKDALGVDIIEAYMGRDLLCILDSKEEVHNIEPNFEKVKQLDGLLVHVSAKDDKVDCISRSFAPKCNVLEDPVCGSGHCHIVPYWARVLKKDEIVAYQDSFRGGYLYTKLNEKRLEISGKAVLFSKGEIYLGF